In Acaryochloris marina S15, a single genomic region encodes these proteins:
- a CDS encoding serine/threonine-protein kinase: MGSSIPHNIIPNGYELLEILHEGKNTLVYRARRLKEKTSVVIKTTPPQMALRFSDHLAFRNQFTIGQTLNHPGIIQILALEPCHQTYALVMEDVQWTPLSEMLQSSISLKDGLTIALQLADILHYLGQQRVLHKDIKPGNILLHPQTLQVKLIDFGIASLLPKETQEIKNPNALEGTLAYIAPEQTGRMNRGIDFRSDFYSLGVTLFELFAGQLPFQADEPVVWLHCHIAQIPPSLTEFGVPGAVANLVAKLLAKNAEDRYQSALGLKHDLELCLTQVTAGEEIEPFKLGLRDVCDRFLIPEKLYGRKAEVKTLLDAFDRVAQGSSELMLVAGFSGIGKTAVINEVHKPITQKKGYFIKGKFDQFNRNIPFSAFVQAFRSLMGQLLGESDSDLAHWKTRVLEVVGESGQVLIDVIPELEHIIGKQPTVPELRNRRPKSV, from the coding sequence ATGGGTTCCTCCATTCCTCACAACATCATTCCCAATGGGTATGAACTCCTCGAAATTCTGCATGAGGGGAAAAATACGCTGGTCTATAGAGCCCGGCGCTTGAAGGAGAAAACCTCCGTTGTCATCAAAACGACGCCTCCTCAGATGGCCTTGAGGTTTTCAGATCACCTTGCTTTTCGGAATCAATTCACCATCGGCCAGACTCTTAATCATCCTGGGATTATCCAGATTCTGGCATTAGAGCCTTGCCACCAAACCTATGCCTTAGTCATGGAAGACGTGCAGTGGACTCCCCTGTCTGAGATGCTGCAGTCTTCTATCTCCTTAAAGGATGGGTTAACCATTGCCCTGCAGCTCGCAGATATTCTGCATTATCTCGGTCAACAGCGTGTCCTCCACAAAGATATTAAGCCCGGTAATATCCTGCTTCATCCCCAAACCCTTCAGGTTAAGCTGATTGATTTTGGGATTGCCTCACTTCTACCTAAAGAGACTCAGGAGATCAAAAATCCCAATGCCTTGGAAGGCACCTTAGCTTATATCGCTCCTGAACAAACAGGACGCATGAACCGTGGGATTGATTTTAGAAGTGATTTTTATAGCTTAGGCGTCACACTATTTGAACTGTTTGCCGGGCAGCTGCCTTTTCAGGCGGATGAACCCGTGGTTTGGCTGCATTGCCATATTGCTCAGATCCCCCCTTCCCTAACGGAATTTGGCGTGCCAGGGGCTGTGGCAAATCTTGTTGCTAAGCTACTGGCTAAAAATGCTGAGGATCGCTACCAAAGTGCTTTGGGATTAAAGCATGATTTGGAACTTTGTCTGACTCAGGTGACTGCAGGAGAAGAAATTGAGCCCTTTAAATTGGGGTTGCGAGATGTTTGCGATCGCTTCTTGATACCGGAAAAACTCTATGGCCGTAAAGCTGAAGTCAAAACACTGCTGGATGCCTTTGACCGAGTTGCTCAGGGGAGTTCAGAGCTAATGTTGGTGGCAGGCTTTTCTGGGATAGGCAAAACAGCAGTCATCAATGAAGTCCACAAACCGATTACCCAAAAAAAGGGCTATTTCATCAAGGGAAAATTTGATCAGTTCAACCGCAATATTCCTTTTTCAGCCTTTGTGCAAGCGTTTCGTAGTTTAATGGGCCAACTGCTAGGGGAATCAGATTCCGATTTAGCGCATTGGAAGACCCGAGTTCTAGAGGTTGTGGGGGAAAGTGGCCAAGTTCTGATTGATGTCATTCCTGAACTAGAGCACATTATTGGCAAGCAACCCACCGTACCAGAACTCAGGAACCGTCGCCCAAAATCGGTTTAA
- the rpaB gene encoding response regulator transcription factor RpaB, translated as MGRQHKILIVDDEATIRRILATRLSMVGYEIVVAADGIEALEQFEAEKPDLIVLDVMMPRMNGLQVCQTLRETTGVPIIMLTALGEVSDRIKGLELGADDYLPKPFSPKELESRIQAILRRTVPGQGKAGASHAAEQVIMEIGPLRIETHKRQVYLHGQRIQLTGIEFDVLKLLVSKAGQTVSRSDILQQVWGYSANHYADLRVVDVNVSRLRSKIGDSSKQPEYIHTDWGIGYFFQKMRKKSPEQVMC; from the coding sequence TTGGGTAGGCAACATAAAATTTTGATTGTTGACGACGAAGCAACGATTCGTCGTATTTTGGCAACCCGTCTATCGATGGTGGGATACGAAATTGTGGTTGCTGCTGATGGGATTGAGGCACTAGAGCAATTTGAAGCTGAAAAACCTGATTTGATTGTTTTAGATGTGATGATGCCCAGAATGAATGGGCTGCAGGTTTGCCAGACTCTTCGCGAAACCACCGGCGTTCCTATTATTATGCTGACGGCTCTAGGGGAAGTGAGCGATCGCATCAAGGGATTGGAATTAGGTGCAGATGACTATTTACCCAAGCCTTTTTCTCCTAAGGAGCTAGAAAGTAGAATCCAGGCTATTTTACGGCGTACAGTTCCCGGTCAAGGCAAAGCAGGTGCAAGTCATGCTGCTGAGCAGGTGATTATGGAAATTGGTCCGTTGCGGATTGAAACCCATAAGCGACAGGTGTACTTACACGGCCAAAGAATTCAGCTAACTGGCATCGAATTTGATGTCCTCAAGCTATTGGTATCCAAAGCTGGACAGACCGTTTCTCGCTCAGATATTTTGCAGCAAGTGTGGGGCTATTCTGCCAACCACTATGCAGATTTACGGGTGGTAGATGTGAATGTGTCCCGGCTGCGTTCCAAGATCGGTGATAGCTCCAAACAACCCGAGTACATTCATACGGATTGGGGGATTGGCTATTTTTTTCAAAAAATGAGAAAAAAATCCCCTGAACAAGTGATGTGCTGA
- a CDS encoding S-layer homology domain-containing protein, translated as MFSAPQRAVAVACLTSVIAVAPVPTRSAFAQSQFTDVSSNWAQPFIDTLAQKNIISGFPDGSFRPDQPVTRAQFAAIVRQAFKSPATRPSRPFKDVSYGYWASPAIDYAYTTGFLSGYTNGSFQPDQEIPKVQALVAIASGLKIQPVGGVDSTLLRFYDAAQIPNYAKPGVAAATQRNIPVNYPNAANLNPNQQATRADIAAFIYQALVSQGRLAPIGSNFPASQYIVQGGSLPSTPTESGTGTLAVGTEIPVELEGADSGANLVMTVGENVETTFIVAEDVVNTSQQVVIPKGSKIVGRFQPFAIDKTTGTQFTANKILIGNTPYTVNASSVPIAARKKSSLSVADLTGSISTVAASAALDLAISGEVGAGSLLPGVIQTGQTLGKQVLGQSDNTDEVILVEPDLIGMKLNADFEFLPGSTTAFVDPNSTNLYLVDTGTKVDLASQTDNARYIMVPGETVPVELKTGRSLYNNQNEVLVPEGSLVRGQIIPMTVNGKEGAQFVANEIVIGTQTYPITAASKGISPSSLNSLSPTDFQGNVIASSEASQSLRGVSASGEEQSSGGLLGLGSLLGGKGSGKSVILFNPTSVQMEFRAPLSLNNFNN; from the coding sequence ATGTTTAGTGCTCCTCAGCGTGCAGTGGCTGTCGCTTGTCTAACTTCAGTGATCGCTGTTGCTCCTGTTCCTACGCGCTCTGCCTTTGCTCAGTCCCAATTTACGGATGTTAGTAGCAATTGGGCTCAACCGTTTATCGATACCCTGGCTCAAAAAAATATTATTAGCGGTTTTCCCGATGGCTCCTTCCGACCTGACCAGCCAGTGACACGGGCTCAGTTTGCTGCCATTGTCCGCCAAGCCTTTAAGTCTCCTGCGACTCGCCCCTCACGCCCTTTTAAGGATGTGAGCTATGGGTACTGGGCTTCACCCGCCATTGACTATGCTTATACCACTGGGTTCTTGTCGGGCTATACCAACGGCTCCTTCCAACCGGATCAGGAAATTCCTAAGGTACAGGCTTTGGTGGCCATTGCCAGTGGATTAAAGATTCAACCCGTGGGGGGGGTGGATAGCACCTTGCTCCGTTTCTACGATGCAGCCCAAATTCCTAACTATGCTAAACCGGGTGTTGCTGCGGCGACGCAACGCAATATTCCTGTTAATTATCCGAATGCAGCTAACTTAAACCCAAATCAACAAGCAACTCGGGCCGATATTGCCGCCTTTATTTATCAAGCGTTAGTGAGTCAGGGACGCTTGGCACCGATTGGCAGCAACTTCCCCGCGTCGCAATATATTGTGCAGGGCGGATCTCTGCCTTCGACACCTACAGAATCTGGGACAGGCACCCTAGCCGTCGGCACTGAAATTCCCGTTGAGCTAGAGGGGGCAGACTCGGGTGCCAATCTAGTGATGACCGTGGGCGAAAATGTGGAAACCACGTTTATTGTCGCCGAAGATGTGGTGAATACTAGTCAACAGGTTGTTATTCCAAAAGGCAGTAAGATTGTTGGTCGTTTCCAGCCCTTTGCCATCGATAAGACGACAGGAACTCAATTTACCGCCAACAAAATACTCATTGGCAATACGCCCTATACCGTCAATGCTTCTTCAGTCCCCATTGCGGCCCGTAAAAAGAGTTCTCTCAGCGTCGCTGACTTAACTGGAAGTATTTCCACCGTAGCGGCATCAGCTGCTTTAGACTTAGCAATTAGTGGTGAAGTTGGGGCAGGTAGTTTACTTCCGGGTGTGATTCAGACGGGACAAACCTTAGGTAAACAAGTTCTGGGTCAGTCTGACAACACGGACGAAGTCATTCTGGTCGAGCCCGATCTTATTGGCATGAAACTCAATGCTGATTTTGAGTTTTTACCCGGTTCAACCACAGCATTTGTAGATCCTAACTCTACCAATCTCTATCTGGTTGATACTGGGACCAAGGTTGACCTGGCCTCCCAGACAGATAACGCCAGGTATATCATGGTTCCGGGTGAAACGGTTCCAGTTGAACTGAAAACGGGGAGATCTCTTTATAACAATCAAAATGAAGTTTTAGTGCCGGAAGGAAGTTTAGTCAGAGGCCAAATCATACCTATGACTGTCAATGGCAAAGAAGGTGCTCAATTTGTTGCCAATGAAATTGTGATTGGGACTCAAACTTATCCCATCACTGCTGCTTCGAAGGGGATTTCTCCATCCTCCTTAAATTCTTTAAGTCCAACTGATTTTCAGGGGAACGTGATTGCGTCTTCCGAGGCAAGTCAATCTCTTCGTGGTGTCAGTGCTTCTGGCGAAGAGCAGTCAAGTGGCGGCCTATTAGGGCTGGGGAGCCTGCTGGGCGGCAAAGGTTCGGGTAAATCAGTAATCCTGTTTAACCCAACATCTGTACAAATGGAGTTTCGTGCTCCCTTGAGTTTAAATAACTTCAATAACTAG
- a CDS encoding DUF6918 family protein translates to MTLRDQVQDEEAQASIAADCAQLMDQQVAAKKGMSGLAIKTAYKALKGIGPGYIPRALKSLVPQALDALDPMWAAGLQSGDPVGHLSQNSAETADVLLGVTDHKLSVAKNKIVIATYKKVRKSVKGDVEAAVPGLAEILGNYAHN, encoded by the coding sequence ATGACGCTGAGAGATCAAGTCCAAGACGAAGAAGCTCAGGCTAGTATTGCTGCCGATTGTGCTCAACTCATGGATCAGCAAGTCGCAGCCAAAAAGGGAATGTCTGGCCTAGCCATTAAGACTGCTTATAAAGCATTAAAAGGAATTGGACCAGGGTATATTCCTCGAGCCCTGAAAAGCTTAGTGCCTCAAGCTTTAGACGCGCTTGATCCAATGTGGGCTGCAGGACTACAATCTGGAGATCCGGTGGGGCACTTGAGTCAAAACTCTGCTGAGACTGCAGATGTATTGCTAGGCGTGACGGATCACAAGTTGAGTGTGGCTAAGAATAAGATTGTCATTGCGACCTATAAAAAAGTTCGAAAATCGGTGAAAGGTGATGTGGAAGCAGCCGTTCCTGGGTTGGCCGAAATTCTAGGCAATTACGCCCATAATTAG